Below is a genomic region from Thunnus thynnus chromosome 22, fThuThy2.1, whole genome shotgun sequence.
gacagtatgTTGGCTAATATGCAGAGAAGTTATTTTCCCTAGAACATCTTATTTGAACATTGTGTCAAACTTCTCATAAAGCTGCAGGACTGATCCACACAGCTTTCACAAACCAACAAAATCCACATTGACAGAACAAGGATGCATTTTCACAACTACTTATTATATACTATaaaatatgtgatatatgttgtatataatATGGCTGTTTCTGAAGCTTCTCTTACCTGAGAGAGGATCTAGTGTTAAAAAGAAGACAATCCATACTATGTTCAGGAGAAGCACAATGATATGAACAGCCCGCTGCATGTTCACATGTGATGATAAAACTTCACTATCAGCACTGaatacagctgctgtctgtctgacacactGAAATATACTGCAAGACCTAATATCTAATCTCAAAGATGTTAAACTagcttcatgtgtgtgtttgcaggtgtgtttgtgtgtgttgcagtctTGTGTAATTTACCATTTAACCACAAAACCAACAGTACATCTGGTGTAGAATGTGTGATTTACTTTCACACGCACATATAACACACTGTTTCCTACAGCtgaatttttttctctttccaaaCGTCATGATCACACAGTAGGAATGGAGTGTAAATTCAGAGCTTTGCTTAAACATTCAACTATCTCTTCACCGTATTTAAATACAGAGCCTGGAAGAGCCTTGTGGATCTACAGCCAATGTCCTTAACCAGCAGTCAGTGCTCATTACAAAATACACTTGAACCATAGCCTgcatatacagacaggtgacaaattaaaggaaaaactggtacaggtctgaaacCACAACAAAATGTAATATAGTAAATATAAGAGTCCCTCCAGgagttttttctgtttactatagccaaaaatgcttgattttgcagCTTATCTCAAAAATGCAATACAAATTGCAATATTCTCTGTGctctttttgtggtaaaattgtGGGCATTGGTAAAAATTTGCAAGCAAGGGATTTTTTTGAAATACTACCAATGAAGAAtcatatgtaatcacttccttCGATAAAaactgcatatcacagaaacgAATGAAGTGACACCTGCATGCTACTTCAGGCAGCCCAACTCCAGCAGCCGCTCCACTCACATGCCATCCACTCACTGTAACATATATCGTcagcaatattttattttcattttttaaacaatgtggCTAGATTTGTAGATGGTGTCAAAAAGTCGTTCGTCtcaataaatatgtgttttctgaaattacacatttacacctaTTTGTTCTCTTGGTTATGACTCACTACTATACGATAATTCTCTTCAAAATACAATCATTTTAAGCCTCTGGTACGATGCTTTAACATTTCCCATCTGGCAACGCTGCCCTACTCACAGTTTGCTGCATGCCTGCTGCCACACACTTTGGCATGATACCGGCTTGTGCTGCCATGGCACCTGCCGTCGCTGCTACTCAAACAGTGTTTCAAAAACCCCACTTccaccccagcatccacctgtaggcTCTGAGTCTATCTTCTACTAGAGGGTAAGTTAGTATTGTTGCTCCCCACTTTCTGCTGTGTGAGATCAATGTTTCCTTGTTGGGAGCGACGAGATCAGAGCCTAGACAACAGACACCAGTACtattcctcagccttggcattgattctacaagtctctggaactcctggagggatgaacactagtcttcaaaaagatattcgcGCTGTCTGACacgtcggtccaaaatctcAAATaggtgttcaatggggttgagatCTGgagactgtgaaggccatagcatatgattcacatcattttcatactcatcaaaccattcagtgacccctcgtgtcctgtgaattggggcattgtcatcctggaagagacccttccctctaaggggacaagtggacccaaaccatgccagcaaaatgccccccacagcataacagagccaccagatcccctcactgtaggggtcaagcattcagacctgtaccagtttttcctttaatatgtcacccgtctgtatatcattctgcacagtgaagctcaaacatccaactgaaggaacaagaagaaaaacacatttctggtAGATGGGGACTTTAAGTATTTTATAATAggttcatttttgtttgtgccactgtgtaTTATGCTGAGTAATTTGATTAACCTTTAAACCTTAAAACCTACAGAACATACAACTTACTTGCTTTAATATGTATTCGTCAAACATGTGGCTAATCAGCACACATCAAGGAAGTATAAAACgtgttcctgtgtgtgcagACCTTTGTGTTATACTGAGCATTCAACATGTAACCAGTGGCTCTCTTCTCTGAACCAAAACATCATGAACATCTCACTCCACCTAGTGGATAAAAGTTGGAAGACCTGTAACATCACAATCTTCATTTTGTCTAGTGGGAATGTAGGAATCACTTTAGTGCAAAGTCAGGATATAGACTGATTTGTCTATatttacagaaataaacatttacatattttaaaattttaaaaataattaaaataacatttaaaagaaacactGCAGTTTTGATGAGAATTAGTTTCTGCCTGACAGcataatttgatcattttattttgaattgaatCAGTGATTCAAATTGAGTGATAAAGATTTACGACGTGGTGATTCTCTGATACTCTCACTGTCTTATGTATTACCTGATTTGATAAACCTACCATTTTGAGTTTTTGCAAATTTAAACTGTTGTGGAAATTTAGTCAAAGAAATTCTAAAATACTGtaattgataaataaacaaGTAACAGAAATGAAAGTACAGAAAATATCTGGAAGAGTCAACAGTCACAATGATTCAATGAACACATGATCAGTCTGGACataatcacaaaacaaaaatcctcCACATCTCATAGATGTTGTTTGCtcgtgtgtgtttgcgtgtgttgGAGGAGCCTGAAATAAACCTTGTAACCACAGAACCAACAGATCATTTTTTCACTTGCTGACATCACACTGTGTTTCCACAGAGCAGTTTGATTTTCACACTCTACTTTTCATACTTTTCTAACAAGAGCAATATCAGTATTTAATAATACTTTTTGTTTAAAGGAACAGTGTAAAGCTTATTTGATTTCTTATAtcagtcagatgagaagattgataccactttcttGTTTGTATGTTGAATATAATCTGGggactgttagcttagcttagcacaaagactggaaacagggggaaacagctagcctcaTTCAAAAATCAGcctactagcacctctaaaacacacaaataaacattttatctgtttgtttaaatcTTGCACAAGACTTTTTTCTTAGCTTAGAGTAAGTTCAGAAGAGACAACCAACAATGAATGTTTCAAatgatttaatgtatttatatgaGGTTTATATGATATTGTGAGTAACACAaagcatttaaaacacattacaaaaaagataaattagCCAATTCAGGCTCAAAATGAGGTTTGCACATTAATACCAAAATCATTACTATATTGTAAATGACATGTCATTTCACATTATGTGATTTATTAAAGCAACAAAAGTAACTTTGCAGAGGGGCGAGGCTTTTTCCAGACAGGGAGCTGGTTTACAAGTTTGCTTCATCCAGACTTTTCATGATTTTCTTAACCCAGGGGAGATTGGGATCCACACAGATGTGACGAGACTTTCTGGTCAgcaaactgaaagaaaacaggtgaaaatgaaaatgtcacaatgacacatgacagtgttttttaagtaattaaaatagGATAACAAATAGATGTGTTGAGCTCTTATTGTCACCAAACTAAAAAAAGGAAcaagatcatttaaaaaatagaatatatatttgtatatttagtTCATCATAATTGATCAactaaaaaaaattgtattgaCAAGTTGAATTATGCATTATCAAagtcaaaacaaagaaaaatcattacatttgCCACATAATAATTCCATCTCTGTATTctgactttaaataaatgtattgcaaaatttaattgtaaaatcaaacaaGATACGTATATTTGTGCCTAATatattaaagttattattatgttCAGTGAAGTAATTTAAATGATCAGGACAAAAGTACAAATTTCTTACATGACTCCAGTCCTCGGGCAGCGGTAATCAGTCGTATAATATGACTGGATCAAGTTTTTGTTCATGCTTCTCGGGTAGAATTTGAAGCAGCAGTCATCAGGATCCTTAAAAGAAGGAGGTCGTCCCTGCTCATGAGGGGGACTGGCTGCAGTTCTCTCAAACCTGTCTCCAACAGTGGATACATCAACACATGACCAGCTCAAAAGACTTTGTGGAAATAAAgtcaaatacacatacacatacacatacacatagaacACGTACACATACACTGAGCTGTATCATAAAGTGATCTTTTCCTTTTTAGTGTATCACTGTGTAGAACTTAGaaaaagatttaataaaaataaaaaataaaaaaaaaacagaactgcAGTGAAAGCAGAAAGGAAACTTTCCATATCAATACACACCTCTTTGTTGGCAAATGTTAAACTAGTCCAATACAGAACAGAAGAATCATGATGCACaggtcaaatgaaaaaagcatcACAATGCTCCCACTGATACTAATATTATTGCAACTGGTACCAGTGCTGGTACTATAATACTAATACTggtatgaaagaaagaaagataaaggtTTAAAAGATGAAGATAAAGTTTTAACTTGTATTACATAATAAACAGCTTTTACTTTGAATATAATAGCTAAATTTAACTCACATTCTCTTTGGTTTGTGTTGCGGTGTAGGAGATATGAGGTTGATCTCTAACAGCAGTGAGGAGTCTTGAtctttttgctgtatttttgtcttgttgttctGACAGTGTTGCTGACATTTGATCATGTTGGTTGAGTTGCTGCTTTCATGTAGTGAGAGGTTGCTTTGTCCATATTCTGCAGAAAACAAGAGGAGTTTAGCTGGCATAGATAATAACAAACATATCATTTAGgataaatgaaatatataataattgctaaatgtataaaattgtattttcctGTATATAAAAAAGATGATTAGGATATAAGGGTATGAAGAATTgagacaagaaaataaatgaattggTGGCGTATTTGTGGAATAGTTAAAGACTCGCCTTGAAAAGTTGTGTTGGTTTTATTATCGGTGATGTTGACTGAATGTAGAGTTGATGTCCAGTTCATTTCAGATGGAAGCTGAATACAGAACTCCTTGTTGCTGTCAGAGCTTCTTCTCTGTACGGACactgcaaatcaacacaaatCATCTCAAGATTACCCACATATGTTTAAATATGCTAAATggtaaatgggctgcatttatatagcgcctttctagtcttccaatcactcaaagcactttacactacATTCCAACTACATGCCAACTACATGCCAATAGTAGAAGGGAAGGTTCCTTTACTTCTACTGGAGAAGCCTCCAGTAAAAGAACCTTTACTTCTGGACTGTAAATACTTTAATACTTTGGATTTAAAGTCAACAGAGTGTCATGAAAACTAGGGATGTTCAGTTCTTTAAACCTCTCTTACCTGAAAAAGGATGTGGTTGTAAAAGGAAGAGAATCCATACAATGTTCAGGAGAAGCACACTGACATGGACAGTCCACTGCATGTTTCTATCTGCTGATTAAACTCCACACTGTactgaaaaacagctgctgacagaCTCTGTGTGGGATATTAAAAGATGAACCACCTAACCTCATAGATTTTGTAAACTCGTGTGTGTTCCTGTCCGGTGGAGGGGCCTGAAATTAACAATGAAACCACAGAACCAACAGTACAATTGCGCATGTTAATTTTTTCACTCGCTAACATCATCAGTGAACACATGATCAGTCTGGATataatcacaaaacaaaaatcctcCACATCTCATAGATGTTGTTTGCtcgtgtgtgtttgcgtgtgttgGAGGAGCCTGAAATAAACTTTGTAACCACAGAACCAACAGATCATTTGCTCATGTTATTTTTTCACTTGCTGACATCACACTGTGTTTCCACAGAGCAGTTTGATTTTCACACTCTACTTTTCATGCTTTTCTTACAAGAGCAATTGCAGTATGTGACCAACATATTTGATCAAAACACTAAAAGAAATGCTTTATGAATTAGGTAATTACCATAAATGTTATACTATCCAGACTCCATCTGAGCAAGTACTGAAATTTATATGTAGCAAACGTAAATGTCTTTGTATTTATCTTTACAAAGGTACAGAACATACAACTTACTTTACAGCTCAATGTTCCCTTTAACACCACttgcaaaaataaggcctaCTGTAGACAGAATATGGCAGCCATGACCCTAACCAGCACTCAGACTCATGAATGAGGATTTAACCACTGGGATATTTACATTAGTTTACTATCAGCAAAGGCAAAAACATTGAGTAGCCAGTAATGTCCCTCCCAGGCTGCTTTAGGGCTAGACAGGCTTTAGCACCGCCAACTTTCCTGTCAATTTGTTTGGCTTGTTGTTTGGTTTCACTCTGGTAGGAAGTAGCTTCAGTTTGTAGGTTGGGGCAgcgctgctgtgtgttttactCTGTTTTATTAACTATGGGTCTTGCTCCCTGAATTATGCATTATCAAAgtcaaaacaaggaaaaatcaTTATATTTGCCACATAATAATTCCATCTCTGTATTctgactttaaataaatgtattttaaaattgtaaaatcaaacaaGATATGTATCTTTCTGCGTAACatattaaagttattttttattttaagttaataagtttattttattttttatgttggtTCATAAGTAATTTAAATGATTAGGACAAAAGTAAATTTTTCTTACATGACTCCAGTCTTCAGGCACCAGTCATCAGTCATATAATATGAGCTGATGAGGTTTTTGTTCATGCTTCTCGGGTAGAATTTGAAGCAGCAGACACCAAGAACTCGTCCACACTGCCCCCTAGTGGAGCCCTGCCCCCCCCAGCTATCATGTTCTAAATGCCCCAAGGTTAACAGGCTGTGGTGGCGGTATTGCAACTGTTTTTTAAGAGTAATTTTACTTGTCTTCCATTCAGCTTTGGctattttaacagttttctaaattctttcttttaaaatggtGTGTGACAACCCAATTTGCTGTGTAATTGTTTATCGACCACCCAACCATTCAAATGTGGGTTTACTTGATAAATTCTCAAGGTTGCTGTCCTCTCTTGTGGTcaaatttaacagtttttacagtaaaataaataatattcctgacattaaatactgagtgaagtttagaaagaataaCACAGaatgaacacagacacagtcacacagacacTTGGACATATATCAGTGTGATTTGAATGACCTAAAATGatagaaaccatctttgggaaaaatgtatttgatgtgCACCTTGATTTTTTTAGTCTGGCTAATGTCTCATTTGCTAAGATGGAGGGGgtgggacttatgacctatactgcagtcAGCCACAATGGGGcgatcaagatgttttggcttcacttttggggagctgtcatgacctCCATAtttatacagtcaatggtgGACTCCCGTTCTGAAGCCTCAAGAAAGGTCTAGCTGCAGCcttgcagactcaccctaaccCTACACGACACagccactttactacatgacacaccccaCTGATGTTTGTCACGCTAAGGCTGTCTTCAGGCTGTCACTGCGGccggaaagttgagccagagtcaacttttggagaaacgccaCCCGACATCACTGCGGATGAAGGCTATGGTGGCCAAACacagatcagactgatcagagctgtaaattCTGCCATGAAGGAGTAAAAGATGTTTCTAGGACGATGGGAGGACATTTcttaaagtaagtaaagttagactttgcggTCatcttcctgactcattttaaaaaagacaagagaaagagagagagagcaagagcagctgtggttgagcAGGCTGGagaaagaatgaagagagggagtgctggtagtgagaaagccagtgaatcagatcaataaaatgttattttctgattgtttcacagtggttaagTTCTagtgcacaaataaacatgcccacagcCCCACACACCTCTGCTTGACCCTGCagcagtgagccacaccgcctgatttggtctgaatacagcctaaCAGTGTGTTAAATGACACACGCCCCtgaccccaacccctaaccctaaccatccccctccccttcctcatgcttaaacctaaccaagtgggtgtatcatgtagtaaagtgggtgtgtcatgtagataCTGCAAGttggtgctgctgctggataTAATTGGAAGCCTGAAGTTTGCATTTTGGCTGTCGCGATCTTGGgattttggagccagaagtgaccatatttggacgagagggtggagctgaccctaatgctagctgctagcttggttagcacggtgcatttatagtctatggttaactgtgataacgCTAATGCTCATTTTCAccagcaaaaaacaggcttaaagcCATTatagcaaaatgtacttaccaaaaaaagtgaacatccaattccttagagggtcttttagtacaaccgaacattgaacaagacttttttagaagaccaaaatgttacaataaactttcataaactgaaaatacactgaaatagCTACGGCTACGGCTACAGccatactctgtgaatctgagGTTATaccatggttacgttacatTACCTACCAATGTTGTTGCCCAGGTAGCAACTTGCCAATCAAGATGTAGCCATGTCCCAAAGCATGACATGCTTTATTGTCACATATTGTGGCGTATTTGTGGCATAGGTAGAGACTCGCCTTGAAAAGTCGTGTTGGTGTTGTAGGTTTTATTATCAGTGATGTGGACTGAATGTAGAGTTGATGTCCAGTTCATTTCAGATGGAAGCTGAATACAGAACTCCTTGTTGCTGTCAGAGCTTCTTCTCTGTATGGACactgcaaatcaacacaaacCATCTCAAGATTGCCAACATGTGTTTAAATATGCTAAATGGTAAATGAACTGCATTTATAAAGCGCCTTTCCAGTCTTCCAATCACTCAAAGCTCTTTACACTACATGTCagcattcacccattcacatacactgatagcagaggctgccatgcaaggtgccaacctgctcatcaagAGTTTCAGTAACTCTTTAGATTACAGCTTGCAACATACAGCGTAATTACTCCATAGTCATGATGTAATCTTTTGTACTAACAGTGTACTAGTACAGTACATACCAATACATATATGTAGGTACAGgggaacaagatgtgaagttGTGGAATAAGGGTTCAACAATTTAGGAACTTGTGAAGAacttatactgtagttattttaaCTACTGGGTACCTATTCTATTGTTATAGAGTATGTATAACCTACTGAGCAATAATCTGGAAGTTTGGGAGAAATTTAGGGTTAATTAttactgtagttattttttaactactgggtagctgttatgttattacaGGATACcataaaactgagcaaaaatctGGATGTTTCAAGGAAGATGTGATGACTTCTGCAGCACTTAATAAAtctgatgtgattttatttcaaaatgaccttATTACCGTCAAACAAGCAAAATACAAAGTGTAAATCAAATAAGTGACAAAGATTTGGATAGgaagaacataaaaacaatgccataaagacaataataatgcaagagtactgtgttattttttattacaattGTGACTTACTTCAGATCACAGCAGGGGGCGACGGAGTGTTTTCTATAAAGAATTGGAAAAGGCTCTCCGCCCACCCACCTTACAGGTGTATGTTGGAAGGATGTTTTTTGCTAACCTACTTTACAGCAAACTTATGGTGAGCAATAATCTTAATATATTTATTGGCACAGAACTATCTGGTTTGTGGCTCATGTCAAATGTAGCGTTAACGGAACAAAAGAAAGATGCTGTTGGACTTTTAGCTTGATAATCATTTGTTAGCTACCAGCTGAAAGAGCAAAGCAGTAACTTACCCTGCAGATTTTACAAGCTAATACTAATGATTGCTCTAACAGTAATTACAGTCAATGtaatacataacataacacttGTGGGTTTGTGTCTTACAGAAGCTGAAATATGTTCAGGTGATTTTATTCACATAGCAACCTACACTAAGTTAATCTGCTGCTGCACTGGCTAAactttcaacacatcctcattgGAGCTTATTTTAATTTGTGATAACTTTGCTGGCAACTAGCAATTACAGGAAATTATATTTCCTGTATAGCCTCACGTAGCCCATTAATATTGCATTTATTCACATCTAGAATGCCAGCCATGATGGCTTTGCAGTTGTGTGGTGAAGGGTTTGATTCTTATGGCTTTTCACCAAGTGGGAGACATAATAACTGTCAGAAATCCAGATATCTCACACTACAAATTACCGACAAGAGACTgacattacagtttttctctgtAGGGTCAACATATGGCCACGGTGCACCAGCTTCTTTCTCCTTGTCTCATTCTCATCCCTGTCATCTTCATCAGGAGTGGAaaggaagatgaaaaagaagaataaaatgaagaagcaatgcaagaaaaacaaagaaataaagaattaaatgCTATTTGTTCCTTGAAGGtttctaatttattttaaataagaaGTATGTTAAATAAAGGTGTTAAGTTAAGGATGTAAAATTTTGGTTTTAATATGATAGAAGACATACAATGTACACTTTAGATTATAGCCCACATACCCTgtagttaccctgtaactacaTATAACAAGGGAGAAACaaccaacataacttactctgtaactaTAGAGGACAATGTGAGGACAGTTTGTTTCAATTTTACTTGCCTCAAAACATGGAAGAACAAACTAAATTCACTACACAGTTTACAATCAGAAGGGCATATGAACCATATATATGCATTCTGATTCATACctcatgttttatctttagCTATATTTATATTAGCTTATATTAGCATTTATATTA
It encodes:
- the LOC137174865 gene encoding uncharacterized protein, translating into MQWTVHVSVLLLNIVWILFLLQPHPFSVSVQRRSSDSNKEFCIQLPSEMNWTSTLHSVNITDNKTNTTFQEYGQSNLSLHESSNSTNMIKCQQHCQNNKTKIQQKDQDSSLLLEINLISPTPQHKPKRMFERTAASPPHEQGRPPSFKDPDDCCFKFYPRSMNKNLIQSYYTTDYRCPRTGVILLTRKSRHICVDPNLPWVKKIMKSLDEANL